The following are encoded in a window of Fusarium falciforme chromosome 11, complete sequence genomic DNA:
- a CDS encoding Beta-glucosidase, protein MASPRTDDVEQLLQLLTLEEKVSLLAGADTWQTNEISRLGIGSLKTTDGPSGARGQLAVDGPTAAFLPGPICQAATWSKQQLRSVGRLLCEEARTKAAQILLAPTICLSRNPLGGRNFESFGEDPFLTGSLATEYVAGVQETGQVMATVKHFVANEQEWQRFTIDAKVSEKALREMYLKPFEMVVQSNTTPGCLMTSYNVINGAHADMNHHLLQKVLRGDWGFKGLVMSDWGGTNSTAESIMAGLDLEMPGPPSKRGELLLEAVKKTENPDKLLKAIDSSAGQILSMCKRMGLLGLSEEEALQTRKQLEQSSTTQEGIKLMRTVAAQGAVLLKNDSSTLPLKPADLSGKQVAFIGPNALVGTPGGGGSATMNPQYLSQPMTSFKAAVEAQGLHTRVVYTQGAYSKKWLPLFKKDQWKSRSSGDDGKNLVRVDFYTTRDLSGPILETQHRNSSWVDFIDSAPLPLQKAHVPPYSFRVTSTVRPQTTGNHRFGVASVGEARLFIDGELVLDNCNWKETSEAFFSFGSREKINSKHMNAGQTYDLVVEGWTKPGLSEEASLHFFSGHPSVRIGFEEELPKDMIDTAVKTADESDYSVVILGIDDEWESEGYDRQFMHLPGTQNELAEALLTRCKYPERLIFINQSGSPVELPWEDKCSTLVQAWYGGQEAGNGLTDLLLGVISPSGRMPISWPRKYTDLPYAADQEMWPGVDGKVIYKEECHLGYRHYLHNNVRPHFWFGYGLSYTQFESSVKIEVKNPDSWSFNATVKNVGSADGEETVQLYAWPSGKDAERRLVAFDKTPVLKPGEEASLRLNVRKRELASWEGDVDGPWVLPEGVWQFAVAKHAGDTDVKAIEVPVQSARTWKASEW, encoded by the exons ATGGCCTCCCCTCGTACCGACGATGTTGAacagcttctccagctgcttACCCTAGAGGAGAAGGTCTCCTTGCTGGCCGGAGCCGATACATGGCAGACCAACGAGATAAGCCGGCTCGGCATCGGTTCCCTCAAG ACAACTGATGGTCCCTCTGGGGCTAGAGGTCAGCTCGCGGTCGACGGTCCTACCGCGGCGTTCCTCCCTGGGCCAATCTGCCAAGCAGCAACATGGTCCAAGCAACAGCTTCGATCTGTCGGTCGTCTGCTTTGCGAGGAGGCCAGGACGAAGGCGGCACAGATTCTACTTGCGCCAACCATCTGTCTCTCGAGAAACCCTCTTGGTGGCCGCAACTTTGAGAGTTTCGGCGAGGATCCCTTTTTGACGGGGTCTTTGGCCACTGAATATGTGGCTGGAGTCCAGGAGACGGGCCAAGTGATGGCGACTGTAAAGCACTT CGTTGCTAACGAGCAAGAATGGCAACGTTTCACCATCGATGCCAAGGTCAGCGAGAAGGCCTTGAGAGAGATGTACCTCAAGCCTTTCGAGATGGTGGTCCAATCAAACACCACGCCGGGCTGTCTCATGACATCTTACAATGTCATCAATGGCGCCCACGCCGATATGAACCACCATCTGCTCCAGAAAGTCCTTCGCGGTGACTGGGGCTTCAAGGGCCTCGTCATGAGCGACTGGGGCGGCACCAACTCTACTGCCGAGAGCATCATGGCTGGCCTCGATCTCGAGATGCCTGGGCCACCTAGCAAGAGAGGAGAATTGCTCctcgaggctgtcaagaagaCCGAGAACCCCGATAAGCTACTCAAGGCCATTGACTCCTCTGCCGGCCAAATTCTGTCCATGTGCAAGAGAATGGGACTCCTAGGGCtgtctgaggaggaggctctgcAGACTCGCAAGCAGCTGGAGCAGTCGTCAACAACACAGGAAGGCATAAAGCTTATGCGAACTGTGGCTGCCCAAGGAGCTGTCCTGTTGAAGAACGACAGCTCCACACTTCCTCTAAAGCCAGCTGATCTTTCAGGAAAGCAAGTCGCTTTCATCGGTCCCAATGCCTTGGTTGGAACGCCAGGCGGCGGTGGATCGGCCACCATGAACCCGCAATACCTGAGTCAACCTATGACCTCTTTCAAGGCTGCAGTCGAGGCACAAGGGCTGCACACTCGTGTAGTGTACACTCAGGGAGCATACTCCAAGAAGTGGTTGCCCCTCTTTAAGAAGGACCAGTGGAAGTCCCGGTCGTCAGGAGACGACGGCAAGAACTTGGTCCGCGTTGACTTTTACACTACTCGCGACCTTTCGGGTCCCATCCTCGAGACGCAGCATCGTAACAGCTCCTGGGTCGACTTTATCGACTCTGCACCGCTGCCTCTCCAAAAGGCTCACGTTCCACCATATTCCTTCCGTGTCACATCTACTGTACGTCCCCAGACCACCGGAAACCACCGGTTCGGTGTTGCGAGCGTGGGTGAAGCTCGCCTGTTTATTGACGGGGAGCTGGTCCTCGACAACTGCAACTGGAAAGAAACTTCCGAGGCCTTCTTTTCGTTTGGAAGCCGTGAGAAGATTAACTCCAAGCACATGAACGCCGGGCAAACCTACGACCTTGTCGTCGAGGGCTGGACGAAGCCCGGTCTCTCTGAAGAGGCATCCCTGCATTTCTTTTCAGGACATCCTTCAGTCCGCATCGGATTCGAAGAGGAGCTCCCGAAAGACATGATCGATACCGCTGTCAAGACTGCCGATGAGAGCGACTACTCGGTTGTTATCCTTGGCATTGACGACGAGTGGGAGAGCGAGGGTTATGACCGACAGTTCATGCATCTCCCAGGCACCCAGAACGAGTTGGCAGAGGCGTTGTTGACAAGGTGCAAATATCCTGAACGTCTGATTTTTATTAACCAGTCAGGATCCCCTGTTGAGCTGCCATGGGAAGACAAGTGTAGCACCCTGGTGCAGGCTTGGTACGGTGGCCAGGAAGCGGGCAATGGGCTGACAGACTTACTCCTGGGAGTCATCAGCCCATCTGGCCGGATGCCTATCTCGTGGCCACGCAAGTACACCGATCTCCCGTATGCCGCAGACCAGGAGATGTGGCCTGGAgtcgacggcaaggtcaTTTACAAGGAAGAGTGCCATCTTGGATATCGACACTACCTACACAACAACGTGCGACCTCACTTCTGGTTCGGTTATGGACTGAGCTACACCCAGTTTGAGTCTTCAGTCAAGATTGAAGTCAAGAACCCAGATTCGTGGAGTTTCAACGCTACCGTCAAGAACGTCGGCAGTGCTGATGGCGAAGAAACAGTTCAATTGTATGCCTGGCCATCTGGAAAGGACGCCGAGAGGCGACTGGTTGCTTTTGACAAGACTCCTGTGTTGAAGCCAGGCGAGGAGGCTTCCTTGAGGCTTAATGTGAGAAAGCGAGAGCTGGCTTCCTGGGAGGGTGACGTTGATGGTCCATGGGTGTTACCGGAGGGGGTTTGGCAGTTTGCTGTTGCCAAGCATGCTGGTGATACCGATGTGAAGGCCATTGAAGTGCCGGTGCAGTCAGCTAGGACATGGAAGGCTTCTGAGTGGTAG
- a CDS encoding CVNH domain-containing protein, translating into MSFHESATDITVEGNILKAQLSNGEEYLEAEFDLDTVIGVSDGALTWGGENFSESSEDISFGLEGDDEVPVLRATINNEDGEQTSSDINLSEYIANNCGEFEYGMLFSSPSLQT; encoded by the exons ATGTCTTTCCACGAGTCCGCTACCGATATCACAGTCGAGGGAAACATCCTAAAGGCTCAGCTCTCCAACGGTGAGGAGTACCTTGAAGCCGAGTTTGACCTCGACACTGTCATTGGTGTCAGCGACGGCGCCCTCACTTGGGGTGGCGAGA ACTTCTCCGAGTCCTCCGAGGACATCTCcttcggcctcgagggcgaTGACGAGGTTCCCGTCCTCCGagccaccatcaacaacgaggatggcgagCAAACCTCTTCTGACATTAATCTTTCTGAATACATCGCCAACAACTGCGGCGAATTTGAGTACGGTATGCTATTCAGTTCTCCATCTCTACAGACTTGA
- a CDS encoding Zn(2)-C6 fungal-type domain-containing protein: MMNKLPSGPPKTRCSSNTRIYSKSGCRTCKIRRLKCDKGRPGCRRCLSTGRVCDGYGVWGEGPVVTPGNLLQRTLHDLSTRSRVGPRNGLERESFDWFRHRASVKLCGVFSSRFWDTLVLQASVTAPAVLHALLALGSAHRLEVIRSCLQEEINSESCEQQERFILEQYNKAIACLRPHFAKTDRDASSTRMVLITCAIFVCLELLQGRYMEGQTHLENGLNLLSQLQADLQPAGTQGLIVLGHPQESLNDSYLTEAFSRLYAQSSLFGRVPGGCCKSKSYAIATVLADSTIQSPPPLFGSMGQARQHLDGLFNAIHCLTVQCPRESIVREAPIELLDTQSRILTGLRLWQRAYKVSRLNLTSQLNVRDALSYPLLTVYHTMAIVMATTCLAPPDESIFDSFEGSFVSVVSACEHLLEDAIAITVADKAEGYCSGGFSFTADIGLIPPLYYTALKCRVPSLRRRAIRMLETTTHKESIWNGAVAARIAREVVTIEEEGASVNVDRDHIPHDTQMVEPGLYRVRQVSVDLSDRLAEKAILTCERRRSDGEWGLLNKVVDLS; this comes from the exons ATGATGAACAAACTACCATCAGGTCCTCCGAAGACGAGATGCAGCTCCAATACGCGAATCTACTCTAAATCCGGCTGCCGTACTTGCAA GATCCGACGGCTCAAATGCGACAAGGGCCGGCCAGGCTGCCGGCGATGCCTCTCCACCGGCCGCGTGTGCGACGGCTACGGCGTCTGGGGAGAAGGACCCGTCGTGACGCCAGGCAATCTCCTGCAGCGGACCCTGCATGATCTGTCGACTCGCTCTCGAGTCGGTCCGAGGAATGGCTTGGAGCGAGAGAGCTTTGACTGGTTCCGACATCGAGCGAGCGTTAAGCTGTGCGGTGTTTTCAGTTCAAGATTCTGGGATACGTTGGTCCTTCAGGCTAGTGTGACAGCTCCCGCAGTCCTCCATGCACTGCTGGCCTTGGGCTCTGCTCACAGGTTAGAGGTCATCAGGTCATGCTTGCAGGAAGAGATCAATAGTGAATCTTGCGAACAACAGGAACGTTTCATCTTGGAACAGTacaacaaggccattgcCTGTCTTCGGCCCCATTTTGCAAAGACTGACCGCGACGCCTCGTCGACTCGAATGGTTCTCATAACGTGTGCTATCTTTGTCTGCCTGGAGTTGCTTCAAGGGAGGTACATGGAGGGCCAAACTCACCTCGAGAACGGACTAAATCTCCTCAGCCAGCTTCAGGCCGACCTTCAGCCTGCGGGGACACAAGGCCTTATCGTGCTGGGCCACCCTCAAGAATCCCTCAACGACAGCTACCTGACCGAGGCGTTCTCCCGCCTCTATGCCCAATCATCACTCTTTGGACGCGTCCCAGGTGGTTGTTGCAAGTCGAAGTCATACGCTATCGCTACTGTCCTCGCAGACTCTACCATCCAGTCCCCACCTCCCCTTTTTGGCTCCATGGGCCAAGCAAGGCAGCATCTCGATGGGCTTTTCAACGCTATCCACTGTCTCACGGTACAGTGTCCACGCGAAAGCATAGTCCGAGAGGCTCCGATCGAGCTCCTTGATACACAAAGTCGCATCCTAACTGGCCTTCGACTCTGGCAACGTGCTTACAAAGTCTCCCGGCTCAACCTTACGTCGCAGCTTAATGTCCGAGACGCACTATCCTACCCACTTTTGACGGTCTATCACACCATGGCCATCGTCATGGCGACGACTTGCCTCGCCCCGCCGGACGAATCAATATTTGACTCCTTCGAGGGCTCCTTCGTCTCTGTGGTGTCGGCTTGCGAGCACCTGTTGGAAGATGCGATTGCCATCACCGTGGCAGACAAGGCGGAAGGATATTGTTCAGGAGGGTTCAGCTTCACAGCCGACATTGGACTGATACCGCCCTTGTACTACACCGCTCTCAAGTGTCGCGTCCCCTCTCTGAGGCGTCGGGCCATCAGAATGCTCGAGACCACCACGCACAAGGAAAGCATATGGAATGGAGCGGTGGCGGCACGGATTGCGCGTGAAGTGGTCACGAtagaggaagagggagccAGCGTCAATGTTGACCGTGACCACATTCCCCATGACACGCAGATGGTTGAACCCGGTCTGTATCGAGTTCGCCAAGTCTCGGTGGATCTCTCCGATCGTCTGGCAGAGAAGGCTATTTTGACGTGCGAAAGGAGACGAAGCGATGGGGAGTGGGGATTACTGAACAAGGTGGTCGATTTGAGCTGA
- a CDS encoding MFS domain-containing protein: protein MSFVSVLSSFPSWVPRRSWQVNILLICTAINTGSVLGYDASMMNALNILPSYTNYFNLTPTTTALNSGIIWVGAAIGSASFARVPDYIGRKPSLFYSAVLAIIGGALTAASQNIAMFLVARFILGAGIGGTYVAVPVYISEALPLKHRTLGLGLINDVYYVGGLLSAGITYGTSFLQSTWAWRLPALCQIVFTVISIIALPFAPESPRWLAYQGRKDEALAAIAQVTSDGDISDPAVQLQFVQICESLDYEKEMETPSIKELCVNKGYRKRMLLVFSVAIFSMMTGSNIFSYYLGTALTNAGITDSTAQLQVNVVLNAFCLIICLFGTYMADRIGRKMLAIISTALCTVTLFIIGALTKEFGNSTNKSAIYANVAMMFLAQGFYSFGWTPILQMYPPELLSYQIRSIGMSWCITWQNMTILIPIFAFPIAMNNIGWITYMMNGGWNLFQLAIIAKYWVETRNLSLEEVSLLFDGEIHSQVTGVKKIIEGVPSKLDAEAVLAQVKPDIKHSTEPVDE from the exons atgtcttTTGTCTCTGTCCTGTCCAGCTTTCCTTCATGGGTGCCGCGAAGGTCATGGCAGGTCAACATCCTGCTCATCTGCACCGCCATCAACACTGGCTCG GTCTTGGGTTATGATGCCTCCATGATGAACGCTTTGAATATCCTGCCCTCGTACACGAATTACTTCAATCTCACACCAACTACGACGGCTCTCAACTCGGGTATCATCTGGGTCGGCGCGGCGATCGGTAGTGCCAGCTTTGCCAGGGTCCCCGACTACATTGGAAGGAAGCCTTCGCTCTTCTACTCCGCCGTTCTGGCCATCATCGGCGG TGCCCTCACAGCAGCTTCTCAGAACATTGCCATGTTCCTTGTTGCTAGGTTCATCCTTGGCGCTGGCATCGGCGGCACCTACGTGGCAGTTCCAGTCTACATCTCAGAAGCCCTGCCTCTCAAGCACCGCACCCTTGGTCTAGGGCTCATCAATGACGTCTACTATGTTGGTGGCCTGCTCTCAGCCGGAATCACGTACGGCACCTCGTTTCTGCAGAGTACGTGGGCCTGGAGACTTCCGGCGCTGTGCCAGATTGTCTTTACTGTCATTTCCATCATTGCGCTTCCGTTCGCCCCTGAATCTCCCCGTTGGCTGGCGTACCAGGGCCGCAAGGATGAGGCGCTTGCCGCTATTGCGCAGGTCACCTCTGACGGTGACATTTCGGATCCGGCGGTTCAGCTTCAGTTTGTTCAGATTTGCGAATCACTCGATtacgagaaggagatggagacaCCTTCGATCAAGGAGCTCTGCGTCAACAAGGGATACCGCAAGAGAATGCTGCTCGTCTTTTCCGTCGCCATCTTCAGCATGATGACAGGCAGCAACATCTTCTCATACTACCTTGGCACTGCGCTTACAAACGCCGGAATCACCGACTCAACCGCCCAGCTCCAGGTCAACGTTGTCCTCAACGCCTTCTGCCTGATCATCTGCCTGTTCGGCACCTACATGGCCGATCGGATCGGAAGAAAAATGctggccatcatctcgacaGCTCTGTGCACCGTcaccctcttcatcatcggagCTCTGACCAAGGAGTTCGGCAACTCGACCAACAAGAGCGCCATCTACGCCAACGTTGCCATGATGTTCCTGGCCCAGGGGTTTTACAGCTTCGGATGGACTCCAATCCTGCAGATGTATCCTCCCGAGCTTCTCAGCTACCAGATTCGAAGTATCGGCATGTCATGGTGCATTACGTGGCAGAACATGACCATCTTGATCCCCATTTTTGCTTTTCCCATTGCAATGAACAAC ATCGGCTGGATCACCTACATGATGAATGGCGGGTGGAATCTATTTCAACTAGCAATCATA GCCAAATACTGGGTCGAGACTCGAAATCTGTCTCTTGAAGAagtctctcttctcttcgatGGAGAGATTCACTCCCAGGTCACTGGtgtcaagaagatcatcGAAGGAGTTCCGTCCAAGTTGGATGCTGAGGCGGTTCTGGCCCAGGTCAAGCCCGACATCAAGCACAGTACTGAGCCAGTGGATGAGTAG
- a CDS encoding NmrA domain-containing protein, whose translation MSSLVAVAGGTGNLGRTIVEAIIADGKFQVVILAREANAEKQKQIGAKILPVNYADVDGLTKVLEDNNIETVISTLNTMGVVEPELNLIAAADRAKTTKRFVPSIWGAKYTQEMSDSFPIAKAKLAATAALEKTSLEYTSWLIGYFADYYIAPHLPSHMTILRVVIDMANNAAAIPGSGDVPVAFTYTVDLAKFVSASLSLSKWQPETYLAGDKLTWNQLLALAEAAKGTKFSVTYDSVDSLKEGKVSELPSHAAMYGFLPKEQLQGILATFGLMFEGGLFDLKGPSIAQEFPAIKLRTMKELLTEAWEGKE comes from the exons ATGTCGTCCCTCGTCGCAGTCGCCGGAGGAACCGGCAACCTGGGCCGCACCatcgtcgaggccatcatcgCCGACGGGAAATTCCAAGTCGTCATCCTAGCCAGAGAG GCCAATGCCGaaaagcagaagcagattgGGGCAAAGATCCTGCCCGTCAACTACGCCGATGTCGACGGTTTGACCAAGGTCCTCGAAGATAACAATATTGAGACTGTCATATCTactctcaacaccatggGTGTCGTGGAGCCGGAACTGAACCTCATCGCGGCTGCCGATCGGGCCAAGACCACGAAGCGCTTCGTTCCAAGCATTTGGGGCGCCAAGTACACTCAAGA GATGTCCGACAGCTTTCCCATTGCAAAGGCGAAGCTGGCTGCCACTGCCGCCCTTGAGAAGACGAGCCTCGAATACACCTCATGGCTTATTGGCTATTTTGCCGACTACTATATCGCACCCCATCTTCCCAGTCATATGACCATCCTGAGAGTTGTCATTGACATGGCTAACAACGCGGCGGCTATTCCTGGGTCTGGTGATGTCCCCGTGGCATTCACCTACACCGTGGATCTCGCCAAGTTTGTCTCCGCGTCGCTGTCCCTGTCCAAGTGGCAGCCCGAGACGTACCTCGCCGGAGACAAATTGACGTGGAATCAGCTTCTCGCGCTCgctgaggctgccaagggtACCAAGTTCAGCGTGACGTATGATTCAGTGGATTCGttgaaggagggcaaggtctCGGAACTGCCCAGCCACGCAGCCATGTATGGCTTCCTCCCCAAGGAGCAGCTGCAAGGCATCTTGGCGACGTTTGGACTCATGTTTGAAGGCGGCCTGTTTGACCTGAAGGGTCCCTCTATTGCGCAGGAGTTTCCGGCCATCAAATTAAGGACAATGAAGGAGCTGTTAACTGAGGCGTGGGAGGGCAAGGAATAG